Proteins encoded in a region of the Halostella limicola genome:
- a CDS encoding DUF502 domain-containing protein has protein sequence MASWKRDFASGLVVLVPVLISAYVITWIYGLVASVTPQGIVSAELLRSFGIEGARTAELIRVIVTLSVFVVLVFAVGYLMRTAVGGFFEAAVDDLANRVPGLRVVYNASKMAAETALGGTEELQTPVKLEPVPGMRMTAFKTGRVTEDGREIIFLPTSPNITTGFVIEVDPENITETDERVEDALTRILSAGFGDSDREDRGIPIDVIEGAVNDDD, from the coding sequence ATGGCCTCCTGGAAGCGTGACTTCGCGAGCGGGCTCGTCGTTCTCGTCCCGGTGCTGATCAGCGCGTACGTTATCACCTGGATCTACGGTCTCGTCGCCTCCGTCACGCCGCAGGGGATCGTCAGCGCGGAACTGCTGAGGAGCTTCGGTATCGAGGGCGCCCGCACCGCCGAACTCATCCGGGTGATCGTCACCCTCTCCGTGTTCGTCGTCCTCGTGTTCGCGGTCGGCTACCTCATGCGTACGGCCGTCGGCGGCTTCTTCGAGGCCGCGGTCGACGACCTCGCCAACCGCGTGCCGGGGCTGCGCGTGGTGTACAACGCGTCGAAGATGGCCGCCGAGACCGCCCTCGGCGGCACCGAGGAACTGCAGACGCCGGTGAAGCTCGAACCCGTGCCGGGCATGCGCATGACGGCGTTCAAGACCGGCCGCGTGACCGAGGACGGCCGCGAGATCATCTTCCTGCCGACGTCGCCGAACATCACCACCGGGTTCGTCATCGAGGTCGACCCCGAGAACATCACCGAGACCGACGAGCGCGTCGAGGACGCGCTGACCCGGATCCTCTCCGCGGGCTTCGGCGACTCCGACCGCGAGGACCGCGGCATCCCCATCGACGTGATCGAGGGCGCGGTGAACGACGACGACTGA
- the pyrE gene encoding orotate phosphoribosyltransferase: MADEDLIQALRDADAVKFGEFELSHGGTSDYYVDKYLFETDPRCLDLIAAAFAERVGDAKLGGVALGGVPLVAVTAVKAGSPYVIARKQQKEYGTANLIEGRLDEGEEVVVIEDIATTGQSAVDAVEALRDAGATVNRVLVVVDRQEGGAENLADHGVELEALVTAEELLAERD, translated from the coding sequence ATGGCCGACGAGGACCTCATCCAGGCGCTGCGGGACGCGGACGCCGTGAAGTTCGGCGAGTTCGAGCTCTCACACGGCGGTACGAGCGACTACTACGTGGACAAGTACCTCTTCGAGACGGACCCCCGGTGTCTCGACCTGATCGCGGCGGCGTTCGCCGAGCGGGTCGGCGACGCGAAACTCGGCGGCGTCGCGCTCGGCGGCGTGCCGCTCGTAGCGGTGACTGCGGTGAAGGCCGGCAGTCCCTACGTCATCGCCCGCAAGCAACAGAAGGAGTACGGAACGGCGAACCTCATCGAGGGCCGCCTCGACGAGGGCGAGGAGGTCGTCGTCATCGAGGACATCGCCACGACGGGCCAGAGCGCCGTCGATGCCGTCGAGGCGCTGCGCGACGCGGGCGCGACGGTCAACCGCGTGCTGGTCGTCGTCGACCGGCAGGAGGGCGGCGCGGAGAACCTCGCCGACCACGGCGTCGAACTGGAGGCGCTCGTCACCGCCGAGGAGCTGCTGGCCGAGCGCGACTAA